One Paroedura picta isolate Pp20150507F chromosome 16, Ppicta_v3.0, whole genome shotgun sequence genomic region harbors:
- the PRRT2 gene encoding proline-rich transmembrane protein 2 has protein sequence MSDDAETKEAPPEQEQRGDEQPQGEPEKQPEQPQMSPPPPRSPPAPKAPESPVMVTVTIEEQTVEGPQENGDPVGMRAGSAKELGSTPVPQTSPPARSKSASLNDLKPQNSINGEPRAVIRSSLSGSQVQLAGAAGSPRASLSRQPSTAGSTAGEAREKPRDYIFIAALSCFCPIWPINIVAFVYSVMSRNSFQQGDIDGARRLGRVAKLLSVVALVGGVLIIVASCAINFGLFQ, from the exons ATGTCGGACGACGCTGAGACGAAGGAGGCCCCCCCAGAACAAGAGCAGCGGGGGGACGAGCAGCCCCAGGGGGAGCCGGAGAAGCAGCCGGAGCAGCCACAGATGTCACCGCCCCCCCCTCGGAGCCCACCGGCTCCCAAGGCCCCGGAATCGCCCGTGATGGTGACGGTGACGATTGAGGAGCAGACCGTGGAGGGACCACAGGAGAACGGGGATCCCGTGGGGATGAGGGCCGGCTCGGCCAAGGAGTTGGGGAGCACCCCGGTGCCCCAGACCAGCCCCCCTGCTCGCTCCAAGTCGGCGTCGCTGAACGACCTGAAACCCCAGAATAGCATCAACGGCGAGCCACGCGCTGTCATACGGAGCAGCCTGTCTGGGTCCCAGGTCCAGCTGGCGGGAGCAGCAGGGTCTCCACGGGCCAGCCTCAGCCGGCAGCCCTCAACTGCAGGCTCCACGGCCGGCGAGGCCAGGGAGAAGCCCAGGGACTACATATTCATTGCGGCCCTCTCCTGCTTCTGCCCCATCTGGCCTATCAACATCGTTGCCTTCGTCTACTCGGTCATG TCCCGGAACAGCTTCCAGCAAGGAGATATCGATGGGGCACGGCGCCTGGGAAGGGTGGCCAAGCTGCTGAGCGTGGTCGCGCTAGTGGGAGGTGTGCTCATCATCGTGGCTTCTTGCGCCATCAACTTTGGAT TGTTCCAGTGA